The following coding sequences are from one Gossypium raimondii isolate GPD5lz chromosome 4, ASM2569854v1, whole genome shotgun sequence window:
- the LOC105779512 gene encoding uncharacterized protein LOC105779512, translated as MEGTKSDAGIKALRTWRELPPTHYMVKIKSFLSLVKSLEKREHKNYISDEFEASGFKWHLLLYPGVEKEKENPQVSLSLEFVSPKKLDKEIKAVVIFFLHDQVNNRYLSIQDTDTKRFSGKKKESELSPIVPLECFENPLNGYLVDDKCAFGVEVFVLEDDGKTRASFRTLIEESKKVILDVCVKKFISEKTRGVYSKPFTLGPNPEEAYKWRLHLSKGIDEKKDRYMSIYICLLQMENQTEFPLGWKMHLEFRLSLTYPNSNTISQQGKAWFSVEEKAWGFPKFIKLDALRDCDGVEIEAEFIKMSMERIEQKPKPKEESSPSNKPK; from the exons ATGGAAG GTACAAAATCCGACGCCGGTATTAAGGCATTGAGAACATGGCGAGAATTGCCGCCGACACACTACATGGTAAAAATCAAGTCATTCTTGTCACTTGTCAAAAGCCTTGAAAAAAGGGAACACAAGAATTATATATCAGATGAGTTCGAAGCTAGTGGCTTTAAGTG GCATTTACTACTATACCCCGGTGtcgagaaagaaaaagaaaatccacAGGTCTCTCTCAGCTTGGAATTTGTGAGCCCTAAAAAATTGGATAAGGAGATTAAAGCTGTTGTGATCTTTTTCCTACATGATCAAGTTAACAACAGATATCTGAGCATTCAAG ATACCGACACGAAGCGATTTAGTGGGAAGAAGAAGGAATCTGAACTTTCTCCGATAGTTCCTCTGGAATGCTTCGAAAACCCTTTGAACGGATATCTGGTGGACGACAAATGTGCGTTTGGAGTGGAGGTTTTTGTTTTGGAAGACGACGGAAAAACTAGGGCGTCTTTCCGAACCCTAATAGAAGAAAGCAAGAAAGTCATATTGGATGTGTGTGTGAAAAAGTTTATTTCGGAGAAAACAAGAGGCGTATATTCAAAACCATTCACTCTTGGACCTAATCCGGAAGAAGCCTACAAATG GAGATTACATCTATCCAAAGGAATTGATGAAAAGAAAGACAGATACATGTCTATTTACATATGCTTACTACAAATGGAAAACCAAACCGAATTTCCTTTGGGATGGAAAATGCACCTTGAATTCAGGCTTTCTCTAACCTACCCCAATTCCAACACAATATCACAACAAG GTAAAGCTTGGTTTAGTGTAGAAGAGAAAGCATGGGGCTTTCCCAAGTTTATAAAATTGGATGCTTTAAGAGACTGTGATGGTGTGGAAATTGAAGCAGAGTTTATTAAAATGTCAATGgaaagaattgagcaaaagCCAAAGCCAAAGGAAGAAAGTAGTCCCTCAAATAAGCCAAAGTAA